The [Bacillus] selenitireducens MLS10 genome includes a region encoding these proteins:
- a CDS encoding formate--tetrahydrofolate ligase: MSREVKSDIEIAQACEMVKIKEIIEDLQIKEDEWEPHGHYKGKLSLDLMNRLSEQKDGKIILVTAINPTPAGEGKSTVTVGLGQALNRIGKKTMIALREPSLGPTMGIKGGAAGGGYSQVVPMEDINLHFTGDIHAITTAHNALAAMIDNHIHRGNQLDLDVRRVTWKRVLDMNDRSLRHVNIGLGGPLHGVPRESGFDITVASEIMAILCLATDLKDLKARLSRIVIGYNSKQEPVTVEELEAQGALTLLLKEAIKPNLVQTLENTPALIHGGPFANIAHGCNSVIATKLAAKLGDYVVTEAGFGADLGAEKFLNIKMRAGNIDPSLVVIVATIRALKMHGGVPKDELKKPDVEAMKKGLSNLEKHVESIRAFGLPHVVAINRFVHDSEEEIAVLKKWCEDKGIEVELANVWEYGGEGGTDLAEKVVKVIDESENHFKPLYDLEASIEKKIETIAKTVYGASGVTFTKEASKQLQDFKTNGWERLPVCMAKSQYSLSDDPAKLGRPEGFTITVRELKISNGAGFIVALTGNIMTMPGLPARPAAMNMDVDESGKATGLF; this comes from the coding sequence ATGTCCAGAGAAGTGAAATCAGACATTGAAATTGCACAGGCTTGCGAAATGGTAAAAATCAAAGAAATTATTGAAGATTTGCAGATCAAAGAAGATGAATGGGAGCCTCACGGACATTACAAAGGTAAATTATCACTCGATTTAATGAACCGCTTATCTGAACAAAAGGACGGTAAAATTATTTTGGTGACAGCGATCAATCCCACCCCTGCAGGTGAGGGGAAGTCGACCGTTACAGTTGGTCTTGGTCAGGCATTAAACAGAATCGGTAAAAAAACGATGATCGCATTAAGGGAACCGTCACTCGGGCCCACGATGGGCATCAAAGGCGGTGCAGCAGGCGGTGGATACTCTCAGGTAGTTCCAATGGAAGATATCAATCTTCATTTTACCGGAGACATTCATGCGATTACGACAGCGCACAACGCATTGGCTGCTATGATTGACAACCATATACACCGGGGGAATCAACTGGATCTGGATGTAAGAAGAGTGACTTGGAAACGGGTGTTGGATATGAATGACCGTTCTCTCCGTCATGTTAATATCGGACTGGGTGGTCCGCTGCATGGCGTGCCAAGAGAATCGGGCTTTGATATTACCGTCGCTTCCGAGATCATGGCAATACTCTGTCTGGCAACAGACTTGAAAGACCTCAAGGCGCGCCTTTCGCGTATCGTGATAGGATACAATTCAAAACAGGAGCCTGTGACTGTCGAGGAACTTGAAGCACAGGGAGCTTTGACACTTCTTTTAAAAGAAGCAATAAAACCGAATCTCGTTCAGACGCTCGAAAACACGCCGGCACTGATCCATGGTGGTCCATTTGCAAATATTGCTCATGGCTGTAACAGTGTCATAGCAACCAAACTGGCAGCAAAACTTGGTGATTATGTAGTGACAGAAGCCGGATTTGGTGCAGATCTGGGGGCGGAGAAATTCCTGAATATCAAGATGAGAGCGGGGAACATCGACCCGAGCCTGGTCGTCATAGTAGCGACGATCAGGGCTCTGAAAATGCATGGTGGAGTACCTAAAGATGAATTAAAGAAGCCTGATGTTGAGGCAATGAAAAAAGGTCTTTCGAACCTCGAAAAACATGTGGAATCCATCCGGGCATTCGGGCTGCCTCATGTGGTCGCCATCAATCGATTTGTCCATGATTCAGAAGAAGAAATTGCGGTTCTCAAGAAGTGGTGTGAAGATAAAGGAATTGAAGTGGAACTTGCGAATGTGTGGGAATATGGCGGAGAAGGCGGAACCGATTTGGCTGAAAAAGTCGTGAAAGTCATTGACGAGTCTGAGAATCATTTCAAGCCGCTGTATGATTTGGAAGCATCTATTGAAAAGAAAATTGAAACTATTGCGAAAACGGTCTATGGGGCGTCGGGTGTGACTTTTACAAAAGAGGCGAGTAAACAGCTGCAAGATTTTAAAACAAATGGCTGGGAGCGTCTGCCTGTCTGTATGGCAAAAAGTCAATACTCTTTATCCGATGATCCGGCTAAACTTGGAAGGCCCGAAGGATTTACCATTACCGTCCGAGAGTTGAAGATTTCAAATGGGGCAGGCTTTATCGTTGCATTGACAGGTAACATTATGACGATGCCTGGTCTTCCGGCAAGGCCTGCAGCCATGAATATGGATGTGGATGAATCCGGTAAGGCAACCGGGTTATTCTGA
- a CDS encoding MerR family transcriptional regulator produces the protein MADSTGKYNIKAVSNMLGIHAGTLRAWERRYQVVDPVRNDAGHRLYTDEHLKILKWIIEQVDKGFTVGQAVDLLDREEIMNAPNSGSEPVNQIEDMKNNIRTALLQFDESAATRHMDHAFNTFSTETVVMSILGGILVEIGELWERGQITTAHEHYATAYIRTRIGMVFQSLPVNGLLPKVLCVCAPGETHEIGLLVFTFYLKQRGYETIYLGGGIPESDIIKVLDETKSKFAVISVTMSGHLDAGLKLVDRIAKDRKDIQVGIGGTAVHRMKTSFKNKYRQHLIGEHDQDADWLDWMKTNNS, from the coding sequence ATGGCAGATTCCACAGGAAAATATAACATCAAGGCCGTTTCAAACATGCTGGGGATTCATGCGGGAACATTACGTGCGTGGGAGCGCCGGTATCAGGTGGTGGATCCGGTTCGAAATGATGCAGGCCACAGACTGTATACAGATGAACATCTCAAGATATTAAAATGGATCATTGAACAGGTGGATAAAGGATTTACAGTCGGTCAGGCTGTAGATTTACTCGACAGAGAAGAGATTATGAACGCTCCAAATTCAGGCTCAGAACCGGTTAATCAAATTGAAGATATGAAAAACAATATTCGGACAGCACTTCTTCAGTTTGATGAGTCTGCTGCCACGAGGCATATGGATCATGCTTTTAATACGTTTTCCACAGAAACCGTCGTCATGTCCATTTTGGGAGGCATACTTGTTGAGATTGGAGAGCTCTGGGAGCGGGGCCAAATCACAACGGCACATGAACACTATGCAACTGCCTATATACGTACAAGGATAGGGATGGTTTTTCAATCATTGCCGGTTAATGGGCTGCTTCCGAAAGTTCTGTGTGTGTGCGCTCCGGGGGAGACCCATGAAATCGGGTTGCTCGTTTTTACTTTTTATCTGAAGCAAAGGGGTTATGAAACGATCTATTTGGGCGGCGGTATTCCAGAATCAGATATTATAAAGGTACTGGATGAAACAAAATCAAAATTTGCGGTCATCTCGGTCACCATGTCCGGGCATCTTGATGCGGGTTTGAAACTTGTTGACCGTATTGCCAAAGACCGAAAAGATATTCAGGTTGGTATCGGAGGTACGGCGGTACATAGAATGAAGACGTCCTTTAAAAACAAATACAGGCAGCATTTGATTGGAGAACATGATCAGGATGCAGATTGGCTTGATTGGATGAAGACGAATAACAGTTGA
- a CDS encoding 2-oxoacid:acceptor oxidoreductase family protein produces the protein MKEEIIIAGFGGQGVMSMGQLLTFAGMKEGKEVSSLPSYGPEQRGGTANVQVVISDEPFGSPVIDEPSVVIVLNEPSFQKFESRLASGGVLIVNADLVHSESARDDITVIRVPASTIAISLSEERAAGMVILGALIGKTGVLSRDALLEALEDVLGKRKAHLIPVNEEAIKAGEDLSDQGEPAFV, from the coding sequence ATGAAAGAGGAGATCATCATTGCAGGCTTTGGCGGGCAAGGCGTAATGTCGATGGGGCAACTTCTCACCTTTGCCGGTATGAAAGAAGGAAAAGAAGTGTCGTCGCTGCCGTCATACGGTCCTGAACAGCGCGGGGGTACAGCCAATGTTCAGGTCGTGATCAGTGATGAGCCATTTGGTTCACCTGTCATTGACGAGCCGTCTGTCGTCATCGTGTTGAATGAGCCTTCTTTTCAAAAATTCGAATCGAGACTTGCATCCGGTGGGGTTCTCATCGTTAATGCAGATCTCGTTCACTCTGAATCTGCCAGAGACGATATTACTGTTATTCGCGTACCGGCTTCAACGATTGCCATCAGTCTCTCTGAAGAACGGGCAGCGGGTATGGTGATTCTTGGTGCGCTGATCGGTAAAACCGGCGTTTTATCAAGGGATGCACTGTTAGAAGCTCTAGAAGATGTTCTTGGAAAACGCAAGGCACACCTCATTCCGGTCAATGAAGAAGCTATCAAAGCAGGAGAGGATCTGTCCGATCAGGGGGAACCTGCTTTCGTTTGA